The segment GCACAGGTTTGTCTACTAGTCCTTTTTCCCACCTACCAGTAAGCTTTAAGGCTCCTCAGGATTCTAACCAGCAAAGTTCTTCAAGTTTGATGACAACTGGAAAATTATCAACTCTTCCTGGTTTCCACTGTGTTTCTGCTGACACTCCAAAAGTTCCAGGCTTGGCTTCTCTGTTGCCTTTTGGAACTCTACAGACGGCAAAGTGCACTCCTCATGAGAATGAGAGTGAAGCACAAACTACAATGCAGTCTGCGGTGTGGAGCCTGCCATTGATACCAGAAGAGACTTGCACTACCCCTGAGCTGCTTTTGCAACAGCAAAGTAAGTGCAGACGTTTTCAGAATACACTCGTTGTGCTACGTAGGTCAGGATTGCTGGAGATCACTTTAAAAACCAAGGAGCTCATTCATCAGAACCAGGTGACTCAAGCTGAGCTGGACAGGCTGAAGCACCAAACACAACTTTTCATAGAGGCAATAAAGAACAATGCTCCACAGTCATGGGCAGAGCTAGAAGCATCTTTAACAGGTTCAGATAAAGCTAATAGCAACCTTGAAGATTCCACTTATCCAAACATGTAGTAAAATGGTACATAGCTGTTAAATTATTCCTGTGCCTCCTATTTCCTTTGTCAAGCTTTTATTTGAACGTACTGAGTCCAAGATGTGTAAGATGGCATGACATTTACAACTTGTCTTTACAGCCAGTCATGGGACTGGGGCAGCACAGTGGGATCTTGACAAGATGAATACTCACTACTCCAGTGTGACCTTGAACTTCATACTAACTCTATACTTTCTTGAACTTCAGAAGCTTGGATGTGCTCTGCTGGCATGTTCCCATTCTTGCTGTGAGAAGACAGTCATTTGCAGAATTATGCAAG is part of the Coturnix japonica isolate 7356 chromosome 5, Coturnix japonica 2.1, whole genome shotgun sequence genome and harbors:
- the CIPC gene encoding CLOCK-interacting pacemaker; the protein is MKSLNHHFSMAATESDKDSGYSDGSSECLSAMEHTDSEDVLNALCWNAEDGPWPCPVTTSSSFPALSPMVVMKNVLVKQGSSSQLQSWTVQPSFEVIPAQPQLVFLHPSIPPPINPHPAGKKRNDSTNYLPILNSYPKIAPQPCKRDHSFDLEERQETSCRKRLCTEASKMDTSPVSRSTGLSTSPFSHLPVSFKAPQDSNQQSSSSLMTTGKLSTLPGFHCVSADTPKVPGLASLLPFGTLQTAKCTPHENESEAQTTMQSAVWSLPLIPEETCTTPELLLQQQSKCRRFQNTLVVLRRSGLLEITLKTKELIHQNQVTQAELDRLKHQTQLFIEAIKNNAPQSWAELEASLTGSDKANSNLEDSTYPNM